Proteins encoded within one genomic window of Micromonospora halotolerans:
- a CDS encoding NAD-dependent protein deacetylase, producing the protein MDAVTETFDALTRLVGAGDVVVLSGAGLSTESGIPDYRGPSGAARRHTPMTYQAFTRDPDARRRYWARSHLGWRLIARAAPNDGHRAVARLQRAGLLGGIITQNVDGLHTAAGATGVIELHGRLDEVTCLDCGNLTSRDELDRRLVEANPGFDAHVAHVNPDGDVDLPDEAVARFRTVDCGICGAGMLKPDVVFFGETVPARRVADCFALVERARALLVLGSSLTVMSGRRFVLRAAKLGIPVAIVNQGPTRGDGHATLTLDAPLGATLTALADRVAAGPVPAAV; encoded by the coding sequence ATGGACGCCGTGACCGAGACGTTCGACGCGTTGACCCGGTTGGTGGGCGCCGGGGACGTGGTGGTGCTCAGCGGCGCCGGCCTGTCCACCGAGTCCGGCATCCCGGACTACCGGGGGCCCTCCGGCGCGGCCCGCCGGCACACCCCGATGACCTACCAGGCGTTCACCCGCGACCCGGACGCGCGGCGGCGCTACTGGGCGCGCAGCCACCTGGGCTGGCGGCTGATCGCCCGGGCCGCCCCCAACGACGGGCACCGGGCGGTCGCCCGCCTGCAACGCGCCGGCCTGCTCGGCGGGATCATCACCCAGAACGTCGACGGTCTGCACACCGCCGCCGGCGCCACCGGGGTGATCGAGCTGCACGGCCGGCTCGACGAGGTGACCTGCCTGGACTGCGGCAACCTGACCTCCCGCGACGAGCTGGACCGGCGGCTGGTCGAGGCGAACCCGGGTTTCGACGCGCACGTCGCGCACGTCAACCCCGACGGCGACGTGGACCTGCCCGACGAGGCGGTGGCCCGGTTCCGCACCGTCGACTGCGGCATCTGCGGCGCCGGGATGCTCAAACCCGACGTGGTGTTCTTCGGGGAGACCGTGCCGGCGCGGCGGGTCGCCGACTGTTTCGCCCTGGTCGAGCGGGCCCGGGCGCTGCTGGTGCTCGGCTCCTCCCTGACCGTCATGTCGGGGCGCCGGTTCGTGCTGCGCGCCGCGAAGCTCGGCATCCCGGTGGCCATCGTCAACCAGGGCCCCACCCGCGGCGACGGGCACGCCACCCTCACACTCGACGCGCCGCTGGGCGCGACGCTGACCGCCCTGGCCGACCGGGTCGCCGCCGGGCCGGTCCCCGCCGCCGTGTGA